One region of Chitinophagaceae bacterium genomic DNA includes:
- a CDS encoding DUF1573 domain-containing protein has protein sequence MIRIIKIVFIAIIFTSCSECPLKERVSRLEGRVTELENIIRDRGNALTPDPVGVNADVEKPTGPVAQFEWEDQDGKFDFGTINEGDVVTHTFSFKNSGTVPLVISSATGSCGCTIPTYPKEPIAPGEEGKIVVRFNSKGKPGVQNKNITIVSNTYPTINILEIKAMVTPKNKK, from the coding sequence ATGATACGTATAATAAAAATAGTTTTTATAGCAATTATATTTACTAGTTGTTCTGAATGCCCTTTAAAAGAAAGAGTTTCACGACTGGAAGGAAGAGTAACCGAATTAGAAAATATTATTCGTGATAGGGGAAATGCTCTTACCCCCGATCCGGTAGGGGTAAATGCAGATGTAGAGAAGCCAACAGGTCCCGTTGCTCAATTCGAATGGGAAGACCAAGATGGGAAATTTGATTTTGGAACTATAAACGAAGGAGATGTGGTCACGCATACTTTTTCTTTTAAAAATAGTGGAACAGTTCCATTGGTCATATCTTCTGCTACGGGGTCATGTGGATGTACTATCCCAACTTATCCAAAAGAACCCATTGCCCCAGGTGAAGAAGGTAAAATAGTAGTCCGATTTAATAGTAAAGGGAAACCCGGTGTTCAAAATAAAAATATTACTATTGTTTCAAACACCTACCCTACTATCAATATACTAGAAATAAAGGCAATGGTCACCCCTAAAAATAAAAAATAA